From Oncorhynchus keta strain PuntledgeMale-10-30-2019 unplaced genomic scaffold, Oket_V2 Un_contig_17669_pilon_pilon, whole genome shotgun sequence, a single genomic window includes:
- the LOC118378533 gene encoding zinc finger protein 239-like — MKEEGEEITFTSKKEEEEPGYLGPVSQTHLQASNGSNDEFNHKMVLRNRSLINTRERRDYCGSSGEPQQPHDAEETEKSLSRSEHLNKHPQRPTGKRTHCCSDCGKRFTSSGFKIHQRTHTGEKPYSCGQCGRSFSRSGDLTVHKRIHTGEKPHSCDQCGKRFTQSHNLIYHQRTHTGEKPYSCDQCGKSFTSSSSLTLHQRTHTGEKPYSCGQCWRSFTTLISLKVHQRTHTGEKPYSCDQCGKRFATSVHLTLHQRTHTGEKPYSCGQCGKSFSRSGDLTVHQRTHTGEKPHSCDQCGKRFSTSGHLTLHQRTHTGEKPHSCDQCGKRFSTSGHLTLHQRTHTGEKPYSCDQCGRSFSQSGNLTQHQRTHRIEIS, encoded by the exons atgaaagaggagggggaggagattaCTTTTACATcgaaaaaggaggaggaggaacctggatatctgggcccggtttcccaaacgcATCTTCAGGCATCCAATGGTTCTAACGATGAATTTAACCATAAGATGGTTTTGAGAAACCGTTCCCTGATTAACACTA gagagagacgtgactattgtggatcctctggggagcctcaacaacctcatgatgctgaggagacagagaagagtctctccagatcagaacacctcAATAAACACCCGCAGAGACCCACAGGGAAGAGAactcactgctgctctgactgtgggaagagattcacATCATCAGGTTTTAaaattcatcagagaacacacacaggagagaaaccttatagctgtggtcaatgtgggaggAGTTTTAGTCGATCTGGAGATCTGACAGTGCacaagagaatacacacaggagagaaacctcatagctgtgatcagtgtgggaagagatTTACTCAGTCACACAACCTGATATaccaccagagaacacacacaggagagaaaccatatagctgtgatcaatgtgggaagagttttacttcATCTAGCAgcctgactctacaccagagaacacacacaggagagaaaccttatagctgtggtcaatgttGGAGGAGTTTTACAACGTTAATCTCTCTGAaagtacaccagagaacacacacaggagagaaaccttatagctgtgatcaatgtgggaagagatttGCTACATCTGTACacctgactctacaccagagaacacacacaggagagaaaccttatagctgtggtcaatgtgggaagagttttagtcGATCTGGAGATCTGACAgtgcaccagagaacacacacaggagagaaacctcatagctgtgatcaatgtgggaagagattttcTACATCTGGCCacctgactctacaccagagaacacacacaggagagaaacctcatagctgtgatcaatgtgggaagagattttcTACATCTGGCCacctgactctacaccagagaacacacacaggagagaaaccttatagctgtgatcaatgtgggaggaGTTTTAGTCAATCTGGCAATCTGActcaacaccagagaacacacaggatTGAAATCTCATAG
- the LOC127919838 gene encoding uncharacterized protein LOC127919838 isoform X2, which yields MLSLSYSPSNEEKDITVNQEVESGAFTVKEEEDAFRVKDEEDITVKQEVESGVKEEDVVYGVKEEGEEITFTSKKEEEEEPGYLGPVSQTHLKASNGSNEEFGHKMVLRNHSLINTEGAARQHNLTGGSRSSTQPDRREPLVNTT from the exons ATGCTGTCACTAAGCTACTCTCCTTCTAATGAAGAGAAGGATATTACAGTAAATCAAGAAGTAGAGAGTGGGGCCTTTActgtgaaagaagaggaggacgcgttcagagtgaaagaCGAGGAAGATATCACAGTAAAACAAGAAGTAGAgagtggagtgaaagaggaggatgtaGTTTATGGCgtgaaagaggagggggaggagattaCTTTTACATcgaaaaaggaggaagaggaggaacctggatatctgggcccggtttcccaaacgcATCTTAAGGCATCCAATGGTTCTAACGAAGAATTTGGCCATAAGATGGTTTTGAGAAACCATTCCCTGATTAACACTG AGGGAGCCGCTCGTCAACACAACCTGACCGGAGGGAGCCGCTCGTCAACACAACCTGACCGGAGGGAGCCGCTCGTCAACACAACCTGA